The nucleotide window GAGTCACAGTCTCATTCCTAATTCTCTTGATCTTAGGGCTCAACAATCCCCTATGACCAAATCCATACAGCTTAAGGACCTGGTTATCAGCAAAATTGAAAGCTCTCTCCATGCTTCTCAAGCACCGCCCAACCGGATAATCCCCATAGCTCCCACAAGGTTTGCACCCAACAAAATGGGTAACAAATGGCCACCTCTCATCACCCAATCCTGGATGATACTTTTCAATCATCTCCTCATACCGATCCACCAAACCTGCCCAATACCCGTGCAAATAATACTGATTCTCAATATAAACCTTATCCATCCACTGATCCTTCTGCGAAAGCAACAAGTAGATCAAAGCTGACTGATCATCTGCCTCAAATGCTGGCCTTCCCTTCAAATTGGCAGTCAAAATCTTGCCAGCCTCCTCTCTAATGGGCCCTTTAGGACCCATGGGAGCCCAGGCATCAAGCAAATCCAAACTCCACTGACAATTTCTAAACAAGAAACTCCCAGTATTCAAGGCAATCCAAGACTTCTGGTCAAACAACAAATCAGGATAGCCATGAATCACCAAATTATGCTTATCATACTTGGATAAGGGGATCTGAAACACCATATCAGTAAACATTGCATCACTATCCAACCACCAAATCCATTCGATTTCAGGGTGGGACAACATCAATCTCCTGATCATTGGCAATTTCGCCCAATACCCCGCAAGTTCCTTGTCTAAATGAGCCATATTATAAACGATCTCAATCCCATGAATCCTACAATAATCAATCTTATTCTTTATACCTTTTAACAAATAATGATCTCCAATCGAGTTATCACACGGGTTCGGTGGAGATCCGGTTAATAGCAAAATCCGAGGCTTGCCATTGACAAAATTTGGAAATTCTGGGTTTTGACTCAGCCATACCTTGCGTTCCTGGTCCCAATTGGATATTTTGGGGCCTAAAGTGTAGGTGGCATTGGGGTTGATCTCCAAGTCGGCAGGATCATCAGGGTCGTTGTCGGATCGGATCTCTTTCAGGACCCGATTTGTCTCTTCGATTAGATTCTTGTTCACAGCGTCAGCGTCGGAGCTACCGAGGTTTCCAATGCCGATAGTGCCACGTAGGACGAGGATGGTAACGAAGCCGCAGAGGATTGTGATTTTGATGTTGTTGAATGTCTTGTTGATCTGCCTCCCCCGTGAAAACATTGTACGAGCTCTTCCGTTGGCGGTGGTTGTGGGTAAGCCTCCAGCTGCTCCACCGCCGCTAGCTCTCTTTTGAGCAGTGAAGTTGTCTAGTCCCATATTTTTGTCTTACTGTCTctc belongs to Populus nigra chromosome 18, ddPopNigr1.1, whole genome shotgun sequence and includes:
- the LOC133677883 gene encoding probable xyloglucan 6-xylosyltransferase 5, which produces MGLDNFTAQKRASGGGAAGGLPTTTANGRARTMFSRGRQINKTFNNIKITILCGFVTILVLRGTIGIGNLGSSDADAVNKNLIEETNRVLKEIRSDNDPDDPADLEINPNATYTLGPKISNWDQERKVWLSQNPEFPNFVNGKPRILLLTGSPPNPCDNSIGDHYLLKGIKNKIDYCRIHGIEIVYNMAHLDKELAGYWAKLPMIRRLMLSHPEIEWIWWLDSDAMFTDMVFQIPLSKYDKHNLVIHGYPDLLFDQKSWIALNTGSFLFRNCQWSLDLLDAWAPMGPKGPIREEAGKILTANLKGRPAFEADDQSALIYLLLSQKDQWMDKVYIENQYYLHGYWAGLVDRYEEMIEKYHPGLGDERWPFVTHFVGCKPCGSYGDYPVGRCLRSMERAFNFADNQVLKLYGFGHRGLLSPKIKRIRNETVTPLEYVDQFDIRRPVHGNSGSRS